The genomic stretch TAAAAAGCTGGGCCATTAAGATCTCTCTGGTTTTATTTGGTGTCCAATATAAAATTAACTTAAATATTTCTCTCGTTGAATATATTATATCTGAATTTCCTTGCCTTAACTGAAGAGAGAAACACAAACTATGTACATATATGTTGCTAACTATAGTACATAAATTTGCAGCATGTAATCTGTTTGGGTGGGATTTATTGAAAATCAGATTACATAGAAGAAGATAATCGAAAAGCACATAAGTTTTATGTAAAATGCACAAGCTCACAGGTTAAGGCCCTATAATAAACCCACTTACAAAATGCATATTTTGAGTCACATAATTTTGGCAGGCTTTTCAGCAAAATAAAAGGCTGGAGTTTGTGATATTGCCGGTGTTACTTTGGTTTTTCTATATAGAATTAactgaattctctctctatatacATGGGATGGAGGGATTGATGCAAAATTTATAGAGAAAACAGATTGAACGGAGAAGTAATCAAAGAAATCCTATTTCTGTGAAATACGAGAATAATGTTATAAAAAATAACTACCGTCCAAAACAAAAATAAGGCTATTTATAAGCATCTAGAAAACCCTGGAAAttcaaaaggaaataaaatagaaaatacaaaattaaaactaaactaGAAAAAACAGTAAATTGCAAACGAGTTCGATTCCAAATTGTGATTCACATGCACTGTGTTAATTTCAAGTCATTCTGACACCGAAGATTTTTGCCCAGTTTCTACGTTCGAATTGCATCAGAGATTATTACAACAAAAAGGAGGCTTTGGTGGTTAGGAGTGCAACACTTAAAAAAGACCACATGTTCTAAGGTTGACCAGAAAGGTATTACAACAAAAAGGAGGCTTTGGTGGTTAGGAGTGCAACACTTAAAAAAAGACCACATGTCCTAAGGTTGACCAGAAAGAAGATTCAACCTTATTTCCTAGTTCCAAAAGTTAAAAATAGCAATAATCATGGTGTTTTTAACTTAGCTACCCATGCAAAGAAAACTATAGTAGCAGgttcaaaattatttattaaatgcTATATTTAAAAGCTAGTGTGTGGCGgcttttatatataattagttGCGTAAAGAATTAAAAGTTTCTGAAATAGACTCTAGTTTGTTAGTGGATGGATGTTGGAAgtcaatatatattaaataaatgaatagcctaatattttaattagcaTATACATGCTCATATATTACACTACTTGATCAATTTAATTACATAGTCAAGAAGAACCAATTAAAGTGGTTTCACATTGTTATATTACACTACTTGATCAATTTAATTACATAGTCAAGAAAGAACCAATTAAAGTGGTTTCACATTGTTAATAAATCAAATCATGTAACAACTCTCTAAATGAATTCATTCCaataaaatcactataaatAGATCCAATATAATTAAACCCCAAATAATTAGTTTACCCCTTCAAAATGGTGATAGATTCAGCTGAGAAGAAGCTGTATGATGCTGCAGCAGAAGGGAACACAGCAACAGTCCGAAACCTTCTTCAAAATGATCCATTTCTTCTCAAAAAAGCCTCATTTGCTAACACTAAGGAAACCCTCTTACACGTGGCAGCAGCCGGTGGGTACGTGGACATTGCGTCTATACTGGTCGGAAAGGCCCCAGACATGTGCTGGTCACGTGACGGAAACGGCATGAACCCTATTCATGTGGCGGCCGTGAACGGGCGCGAGGAAGTCCTGAAAGTGCTTGTGAAGAAGGATGAGTTTGCTGCGATGGAGCGGTTGGACCGCGGAGAGACCGTGTTGCACCTGTGCGTGAAACATCGTCAGGTCGCAGCTTTGAGGGTTTTGGTGAGTATGTTGGGTGGGTTTGTGTGTGCAGAGGATGATGCTGGGGAGACTGTGTTGCATTTGGCTGTTAGATACAAACAACTTGAGGTGAGACCACTCTCTTTTTCTATGGAAAATCCATATTTTGATTAGTTAAGAATTGAGATATTATATcatcatatttattttcattatatcATACTAAAAGCTTGTATTCATATAGATTTTGATTATAGGGTAGACAGACtgaaaaaatcattaattttgGTCTTAAAAATTGTGCATCTTAatgatttttttcaattttcctcctggtttaattttgatgaaattaAGAGGACCACACCACCTATGAATTTGATCGCTTTTCTTACATTTAACAAATATTTCAACTATGTCATCAATTTGAGATGCATGTCTGTCAAATTGACAGCATATCACAAATACAATCTGGATGTTTTGTTATGGgacaattgataaaattattaagtttcattgtttttaatattaatttttgaagttgCTCGTCATAAAAtgtactttttctttttatctcggTTGTTTAAAATTAACTAAAGCATAATATACTTCCTTTATCCccctaaaaataatttattgctgTCATTTTTGGCGTCCCCTAATATTAGTTGGCTTCCTTTTGTTTAATTACTAATAATACTTCAATCATCTTTTTGTTGTTCCCAAATTCTTAGATGATTCGATACTTGACGAAATCCACCAAGATCGACAAGAAATCAAAGAACTCCAAAGGCGAAACGCCCTTACAAATCCTGAAGCAACACATCTCCTATTCCGGATCCGACCGTGAAACCGTCGAAATCAAACAGTTGCTCCGGTCTCCATCCCACTCCTCCCAAATCCCACCGGCGGACTGGCTGAGCAAGAAGCGCGACTCCATCATGGTGGTGGCGGTCCTGATCGCCACCATGGCATTCCAGGCAGCCGTCAGCCCCACCGGCGGCGTGTGGCAGGACGACACGACCGACCACAAGGCCGGGGAGGCCGTGATGGCCTACAAAGACCCGCGCATTTACCGCAACTTCATGCGCTCCAACACGGTGGCGTTTGTGACGTCACTCAGCGTCATACTGCTTCTGATTATGGGCTTGCCATTCAAGTACAGATTCTTCATGTGGGCCCTCGTGCTGATCATGTGGGTCTCCGTCACCGCCGTCGGAGTCACCTATGGAGCTTCGATTATGGTGGCGACTCCTGTGATTCATAAGGATTCGCTCAGCAGCGTGATCCAGATAGCCATCATTGCGTGGGTCGGGCTGATGTCGCTCCTGCTCGTCGTCAACACTATCCGGCATCTTTACCGGAAATTGAGGGACTCCGGACGTGAACTTCCGTCGTGGGTAAAGCCCACTTTTTGCTAATGCGATCATTCTTGATATGATGGAATGGAGAAGGGAAGGACAATTCATTCTACCAAGGAAATATTCATTTCCTTCTATTGTTATTGttccttattccttcttattttatgtattctgataaaattacataaaattgggCATTTTGCACGCACATtgcacatacatacatacacactttacacacatttGTACACACTGCACACCCAAcacacataatatacaaacacATTTGATACGCATagtacacaatatatacacgcACAATGTTAAGGACTCAATTCCTTAACGGTGATTGGCGGCGGGTTGCTCGGCAATCAATACAAACTTCCGGCGTCCTGAGATAGGATCGGCGGAGATTCTAGTTTCTGGCTGTGCGCGGAActcctccgtcgggcagcgatgAAACTAGGGTTAGAGTAATTCACGTTGGTTTGTGGGCAAAAGTAATATTTTCATTCATTGATttcataaaatgataacaagctctcctatttataatactagaatactactaacctaacttattgaataagaaaacaaagatatggaaaagatttggggaataaaagatactaaataattgtgatttcctAATATATAgaggatcgtatcaactcccccatggTTAAAATtcgccttgtcctcaaggtggaaaccacgaagcaACGACGAGAGTTGACTGCAAAAGCCTTGGCGAGGCgtcccctcctggatcaaacacacaccgagcAGTTGAGCGTGTCCCTTCAtcacctccataaaaaatcaacgaaGGCAGACTGATGTGGTCATCCAAATTCAATGCTAAAGTGGAAAGCTCTGCCACACGTCCCTGAATGATCAAACATGGTTTGTTATTTCGTGGaggaatcaaccttgcatcggcgTCGAGCGATGGTAATCGAGGATTCATGCTTGTAATATCAGTGACATTCAAATCCCCATTAAATTCCGGAGCAGTATTGAAGACAACATGGTTTGCAGGCATGGGTAGCTCTATGCGAAAGGTCCCCGTGGCAAACAAGCACTTGATTACTTCTTCATGCGGAAGCTCCTTCTTGCTATCACGTAGATCCGGTTTTGCTATCTGCAGAGCAAGAAATTCTCCTTTTTGATTGCTGAGACTGACACCTATACCAGGATCGAATGCACGCACGGTGATCATTTCGATCATCTTAAGTATGTCACTATCTTCATCGTCTGTACTCTCAACTAAACCCTTAGGTCCCATCCCATTCtctttccatttatcttcaacAATGTTCTTTTCTCCCACAACATCATGAGAACAAGGCACAACTTTATTTATCAAACCATACTCACCAGCCTTTTGCATATTCATTTGCCACTCCTTTGGCCTCGAGCTCGGGACAGCAGCTTGCGGAAGACGATTAGAGGCCAACAATGGAGCTGTCTCCGGTAGCGGTTGCAAGGGCTGGAAAGGGCCTGGAGTGGAGTAGGGCGGCAGCTCCAAGGGCTGTGCTGGACTCGGCTGCGGCGGGTGATTTGATAGCGGCAGCGGCAGTGGCGGCTGGTAGGGTTGGTGGATCTGGTCTACAGCAGGGGTGGCCATTAGAGGTGGTTCCCAACACGAAGGCTGACGCACTGGGGTTGGATCGGATTTGGTGCGGTGGCGTGGTGGAGCTGTTGATTCATTGGGGACTACACGTGAAGGCCCAAAAGAAGCCTCATTATTTCTTGATGGAGGATATGCCATCTTTCGGAGTGGTGCAGAAACATTGGGCTGATcaagatcgggctcgggctgcGGTAAAGATCGGAATTTGCTAAACCGGCGATTTGTGGCATCGAACCAAGTTTCTATCTTGTCAAATGCTTCCAATAAGCAGTCTAACTTTGCGTTAATCGGGTCCTCCGCTTTGGTGGCTGGACGAGGGTGATATTGAGGCTGCCACGGGCGATATCGGGCGTAGGAGTTTCGCGGCTTGACGTATGAATCCGGGACCATATCTGGATCACGATACGGTGGTGGATAACATTTATCGGTTCGTTGTCGGGGCGGATCCCAACAAGTGGGGCGGCGCGTCTGGACAGACCCCATTCGGTGAGGTTGCGGCGGACCGTATGGTTCACGCCTGTACCTGGGTGGTGGCTGATCATAGGACAAGCGTTGATAACGGTGATAGCCGGCATAGTCGTATGACTTGTTGACGGACTGAAGATAGGATGTTTTCtacgaaggaagggggaagcTTCTGTTTGGtggttttcttcctttttttttggatGAATTGGATGAAGAGGGTCACTCTTTTCTTTTGGGTGGTAAGGTATGGGTTATGGATAATGGTCTGACTTCAACGCGGCACGcaggaatccttcccgtcgggctTTGCAGAAGTAGGATTGTccggcggctagagctcggcggacaggctggactcggcaaccaaagcaggtgctgtgcgcggaatgttttccgtcgggcagcagtgGAGCTTTGATTCGAGATGGTGGAAGGGTGAGATCACAATGAAAGCACTAGTTGTTAAGGACTCAATTCCTTAACGGTGATCGGCGGCGGGTTGCTCGGCGATCAATACAAACTTCCGGCGTCCTGAGATAGGATCGGCGGAGATTCTAGTTTCTGGCTGTGCGCGGAActcctccgtcgggcagcgatgAAACTAGGGTTAGAGTAATTCACGTTGGTTTGTGGGCAAAAGAAATATTTTCATTCATTGATttcataaaatgataacaagctctcctatttataatactagaatactactaacctaacttattgaataagaaaacaaagatatggaaaagatttggggaataaaagatactaaataattgtgatttcctAAGATATAGAGGATCGTATCACACAATGTGAacgcacacactacacacaccaTCTACACACTACACAGACACCATACTCCATTGGACAAATACACATATATGGATGTTAAATAATCGGGCCAATCTGCTCAGATTTGAGCCAATTCTATTAGGTACGATCGATTATGCGTCATTTGTCTTATCATTTTTCGGGATATAAATTGTCAATCCCTAACCCTAAACTTACAAGATTCTGGCTAACATGTCGGGCCAATCAAActcaaatttttttatactttgtttttgctatttttttttaaaatttttgtatctatatataataaattattacaCATACAAATGAGAATTATTTTATATGTAAGAcaataataaatttttatatgcCACCgcatataaatattaataacatGCTGTTTGGTTGGGCTTGTTGTATATTTTTTCGATCCTAAACGAACTCTATCATCAACTTGACAACTAACTCATTGAAACTAATCAATATTACATATGCAAATTATAGTTAAAGAAAGTTTTAAATTGTGTTTGTTACGAACAAATCATGGTTGTTAGCTTTAGACATCAAATTGCATAttctatattgacatttttcaTATTCTATTTTGACAAGTTGCATATTCTATGTCATCAACTCCATTTTGACAATTAGTTGCATATTCTATATTTGCAAAATTGATTTGTTCATGTCACTCCATATTTTAGTAAGGCATCACTATTACCAAACCCACTGACTTTGCCTTGTATGTATAGTGCAAACATGTTCCGAATAATCAACAATCAATCTTACTCTTGACAATGGAGACAATGGATATATTCCAAGTTTAATTTGGATTAGATTTTATCAATATATTAGTAGGGGGTCCCTGGTGCGGACGGACACAATACAGAGGTTCGAACCGAATGCACATGGAAGAGGTGGTTGTtggcagcggtggcggttgtcGTTTCATTAAATCTATACAATTCAATCTTCTAAACCGAACAACCCCTAAAAAAACTATCCAATTTTAATAGTTGAGAATTGGTATGTGATGAGCCCACATTGTTCATTAATAGCCAATAAGGGCCCAAAAGAATTTTGGCTTGATAATTATCAGGCTTCAGAAATTTTGGTATGAAAAACTTTTTGGTTGCGTTGGAAAAGTagtttttttctccttcaaaatTTACGTgacttataattttaattagattcaaagtttaatataaatattaaaccCAAGAGATTGCAAGAAATATTAGACTCATACATGAAATAATTAGAAACTCATAGATGAAATAATCAGAAAATACCTAAGGGCCCATTATTCTTCAATCTCTTGGCCCAATAACGGTCCAAGTTATATGTTCGTCGAAGGGTaaaatcaatgttttaaaaaccggaccggtgAGTGAACCGGCGAGGCTACTGGTTCCATTAATTTGACATATGccatattgaaaaaaaaacaaaatataccCACTTACAAAATGTATAAGATCTACCCATTATGTTCCATTAATACATttaactatatatttttttattattttcagaGTGAATAATTTGTGCAAATATAACTAAAATAAGTTGcaa from Salvia splendens isolate huo1 chromosome 4, SspV2, whole genome shotgun sequence encodes the following:
- the LOC121799729 gene encoding ankyrin repeat-containing protein At5g02620-like; this encodes MVIDSAEKKLYDAAAEGNTATVRNLLQNDPFLLKKASFANTKETLLHVAAAGGYVDIASILVGKAPDMCWSRDGNGMNPIHVAAVNGREEVLKVLVKKDEFAAMERLDRGETVLHLCVKHRQVAALRVLVSMLGGFVCAEDDAGETVLHLAVRYKQLEMIRYLTKSTKIDKKSKNSKGETPLQILKQHISYSGSDRETVEIKQLLRSPSHSSQIPPADWLSKKRDSIMVVAVLIATMAFQAAVSPTGGVWQDDTTDHKAGEAVMAYKDPRIYRNFMRSNTVAFVTSLSVILLLIMGLPFKYRFFMWALVLIMWVSVTAVGVTYGASIMVATPVIHKDSLSSVIQIAIIAWVGLMSLLLVVNTIRHLYRKLRDSGRELPSWVKPTFC